One genomic window of Glycine soja cultivar W05 chromosome 9, ASM419377v2, whole genome shotgun sequence includes the following:
- the LOC114368785 gene encoding atrophin-1-like: MEPSSISPPPAPPATAVPFPAEPNDHLPPPIPEPPSNHPPYAEMIYTAIEALKEKDGSSKRAIAKYIEQVYTQLPPNHSDLLTQHLNHLKSRGLLQMVKKSYALPRSVPVSVPGPAPTQGTSAVPAAVVAITTTPRPRGRPRKAQNPVQNSPLPQDTVNVQVQQNAEPVWAALGLADEPVQAEGSGKKRGRPKKSGILGAGLTKRGRPPGSGKKPGRPPKATTTDVSASAGPKRRPGRPPKNQSQPTLIPFAPAVSAASVDTEHVAASAETAPVDADAALGPRARGRPKKYADEMIAAGRGRGRGRGRGGGGRGRGRGRGELPAQPRKPGARPVGRPKKGSTSASTSQNAANEDLRRKLEHFQSKVKESLAVLKPHFNHESPVTAIAAIQELEVLGTMDLNVPLRDETLPHQVELPPPQPPVQQQQQPPQQQLQQPPQQPPQQHLAPQQLPPQPPIFQQTYPPFHLPQFHHHQPSLQFQQQQQQPPQPPPQLFQHQAQPPSHQQFHP; this comes from the exons aTGGAGCCTTCCTCGATCTCTCCACCGCCAGCTCCGCCTGCCACCGCCGTCCCCTTCCCCGCCGAACCCAACGACCACCTTCCACCACCCATTCCCGAACCACCTTCTAACCACCCACCCTACGCCGAG ATGATATACACGGCAATCGAGGCGCTGAAGGAGAAAGACGGTTCTAGCAAGAGGGCAATAGCGAAGTATATTGAGCAAGTGTATACGCAGCTTCCACCGAATCACTCAGACTTGTTGACTCAGCACTTGAATCACTTGAAGAGTAGGGGATTGCTCCAAATGGTAAAAAAATCTTACGCCCTTCCTAGATCTGTGCCCGTGTCTGTTCCTGGACCTGCACCCACACAAGGGACATCAGCAGTGCCGGCTGCTGTTGTTGCCATCACGACGACTCCGAGGCCCAGAGGTCGGCCTCGCAAGGCCCAAAATCCAGTTCAGAACTCGCCTCTGCCTCAGGACACTGTCAACGTGCAGGTTCAGCAGAATGCCGAGCCGGTCTGGGCTGCGCTTGGGCTTGCAGACGAGCCCGTGCAAGCGGAAGGCAGTGGCAAGAAGCGAGGTCGTCCGAAGAAGAGTGGCATCTTAGGAGCGGGCCTGACCAAGAGGGGCCGTCCTCCCGGCTCTGGAAAAAAGCCGGGCCGTCCTCCCAAGGCAACCACAACAGATGTTTCTGCTTCTGCTGGGCCCAAGAGACGTCCAGGCCGCCCGCCCAAGAATCAGTCGCAGCCCACTCTCATTCCCTTTGCTCCGGCTGTATCTGCCGCTTCCGTGGATACAGAGCACGTGGCAGCATCAGCTGAAACTGCGCCGGTTGATGCTGACGCGGCTCTCGGACCAAGAGCCCGTGGACGGCCGAAGAAATATGCTGACGAGATGATTGCTGCGGGCCGAGGCAGGGGACGGGGCCGTGGGCGCGGTGGCGGCGGAAGAGGACGAGGGAGAGGGCGTGGTGAATTGCCTGCACAGCCCAGAAAACCAGGGGCAAGGCCCGTGGGTCGTCCGAAAAAG GGTTCAACTTCTGCTAGTACTTCTCAAAATGCTGCAAATGAAGATCTCAGGAGGAAGCTTGAACACTTT CAATCAAAAGTCAAGGAATCTCTTGCAGTGCTTAAGCCTCATTTTAACCATGAAAGTCCAGTCACTGCAATTGCTGCTATTCAAGAGCTAGAAGTACTGGGAACTATGGACCTCAATGTACCACTAAGGGATGAAACACTTCCACATCAAGTGGAGCTGCCACCACCACAGCCTCCagtgcagcagcagcagcagccacCACAGCAGCAGCTGCAGCAGCCACCACAGCAGCCACCACAGCAACACCTAGCACCACAACAACTGCCGCCACAGCCACCGATATTTCAGCAAACATATCCTCCATTTCATCTGCCGCAGTTCCACCATCACCAGCCTTCGCTGCAGTTCCagcaacagcagcagcagcCGCCACAGCCACCGCCACAGCTATTCCAGCACCAGGCACAGCCTCCTTCCCACCAACAGTTTCATCCTTAG